Proteins encoded in a region of the Panicum hallii strain FIL2 chromosome 3, PHallii_v3.1, whole genome shotgun sequence genome:
- the LOC112887913 gene encoding uncharacterized protein LOC112887913, with the protein MGACVSSSKKRRSQRLCCIYRRYRGKVLSTTPIVRASDVENFASSGEVVHIGTSAATRRRSDGSNVTFHLTQLQWHHSELDTENGNVVCQEEAWFDSVSILGSDSDEDFSSVNGDLPAMPNETGTQLMQCEDASSIADAIQKFERIFDGSSVAQAVGQYLKRDANKIEAERPKVASPEACDVTSGKADEGKTRNEGIKILTKLRRGEDACNTLKPFKDGEKPHESIFKNLTPVCTPRHANKVQPLAVASPRGQKKKSAVVRLSFKRQSFDGEQTTEICSSRRYLIRPRAGLLVPQAGEKILEGCWSVLEPSTFKLRGESFFKDKRKSPAPGCSPYTPFGVDIFMSPRKIHHIAQHIELPPVKPNEKIPSLLIVNIQMPTYPAAMFLGESDGEGINLVLYFKLNDNFEKEISPQFHDSIKRLVNDEIEKVKGFPMDSTVPFRERLKILAGLVNPDDMNLSSAERKLVQAYNEKPVLSRPQHSFYVGSNYLEIDLDVHRFSFISRKGLEAFRERLKHGVVDLGLTIQAQKQEELPEHVLCSVRLNKVDFVNNGQIPTLLPCDDD; encoded by the exons ATGGGTGCCTGCGTATCTTCAAGCAAAAAGCGGAGATCGCAAAGATTGTGTTGTATATACAGGCGTTACCGTGGCAAGGTTTTAAGCACTACGCCTATCGTACGTGCCAGTGATGTGGAGAACTTTGCTTCTTCTGGAGAAGTGGTCCACATAGGGACTTCTGCAGCCACTCGGCGGAGATCTGATGGCTCGAACGTCACATTCCACCTAACACAATTGCAATGGCATCATAGTGAGCTGGACACGGAGAACGGAAATG TTGTGTGTCAAGAAGAAGCATGGTTCGACTCTGTTAGTATTTTGGGGTCTGACTCTGATGAAGACTTCAGCAGTGTCAATGgag ACCTCCCTGCTATGCCAAATGAAACAGGTACACAATTGATGCAGTGCGAAGATGCTTCATCCATTGCTGATGCCATACAAAAGTTTGAAAGGATTTTTGATGGTTCAAGTGTTGCTCAAGCTGTTGGACAGTACCTGAAAAGAGATGCAAACAAAATAGAAGCAGAAAGGCCTAAGGTTGCAAGCCCGGAAGCATGTGATGTCACTAGTGGAAAGGCTGATGAAGGAAAGACACGAAATGAGGGTATAAAAATTCTTACAAAACTTAGAAGAGGAGAGGATGCATGTAATACCTTGAAGCCTTTCAAAGATGGAGAGAAGCCTCATGAAAGCATCTTCAAAAATTTGACACCAGTGTGCACGCCTCGTCATGCTAACAAGGTCCAACCATTGGCGGTAGCAAGTCCGCGGGGCCAAAAGAAGAAATCAGCAGTTGTTAGGCTTTCTTTCAAGAGGCAATCTTTCGATGGAGAACAAACTACTGAAATAT GTTCCTCTAGGAGGTACTTGATCCGTCCACGTGCTGGATTATTGGTTCCACAAGCCGGTGAGAAAATTTTGGAAGGTTGTTGGTCTGTGCTTGAGCCTTCGACCTTCAAACTGCGAGGGGAAAGTTTTTTCAA GGACAAAAGGAAGTCTCCTGCTCCAGGTTGTTCTCCGTACACTCCATTTGGTGTGGACATATTCATGTCCCCGAGGAAAATACACCACATTGCCCAGCATATTGAGCTTCCACCTGTAAAGCCAAATGAAAAAATTCCTTCACTACTTATCGTAAATATTCAG ATGCCTACATATCCTGCTGCTATGTTCCTTGGTGAGAGTGACGGGGAAGGGATTAATCTAGTGCTGTATTTCAAACTGAACGACAACTTTGAGAAAGAAATTTCTCCTCAGTTTCATGACAGTATCAAG AGACTTGTAAACGATGAGATAGAAAAGGTCAAGGGTTTCCCAATGGACTCAACAGTCCCTTTCAGAGAAAGGTTGAAAATATTGGCAGGGCTGGTTAACCCAGATGACATGAATCTGAGTTCTGCGGAGAGGAAGCTTGTGCAGGCTTACAACGAAAAGCCAGTCCTCTCAAGGCCTCAACACAGCTTTTATGTG GGATCAAATTACTTGGAAATTGACCTTGATGTACACCGGTTTAGCTTCATCTCAAGGAAAGGGCTCGAAGCATTCCGAGAACGATTGAAACATGGGGTAGTTGATCTCGGCCTAACCATACAG GCGCAGAAGCAGGAGGAGCTTCCTGAACATGTGTTGTGCAGTGTAAGGCTAAACAAAGTTGATTTTGTCAATAACGGCCAAATACCGACACTCCTTCCATGCGATGACGACTGA
- the LOC112883974 gene encoding pentatricopeptide repeat-containing protein At3g29230, giving the protein MSAAAASPALRPAPRWGGAPSPRRLVEEHLASLPHGLPHLRHVQELHAQLLKQGLHRDPRAASRLIGSYALLRRVPACRRVFSAAAAAAAALPCGPYAANATLLANTLLRAYALNALPHAALAAFAAMPSRQRDTFTYSFLIKALAAGGVAPVRAAHSHVVKLGSVEDTFVGNALIDAYSKNGVASDARKVFDEMPARDVVSWNTVMAAMVRQGEVAGARRIFDEIPEKDTVSWNTILDAYAKAGEAEEAFELFQHMPERNVVSWSTVVSAYCKKGDMEMARVIFDKMPTKNLVTWTIMVSACAQKGLVEEAGRLFTQMKEASVELDVAAIVSILAACAESGSLALGKRIHRHVRQRKLGRSTLVCNALMDMFCKCGCVNRADYIFDTEIVEKDSVSWNTIIGGFAMHGDGEKALDLFAQMKQQGFRPDAVTLINVLSACTHMGLVEEGRRYFTNMETDYGFRPQIEHYGCMVDLLGRGGLIAEAVDMIKSMPWEPNEVIWGSLLSACRLHKNVEYAELAVNELSKLQPSNAGNYAVLSNIYAEAGQWSDMAKARVRMKGTGSQKTAGSSWIELDEAFHEFTVGDRKHPESNQISEMVDRLSSHVKHAGCVPAVHELLVQ; this is encoded by the coding sequence ATGtccgcggccgccgcgtccCCCGCGCTGCGCCCGGCGCCGCGGTGGGGCGgcgcgccgtcgccccgccggcTCGTGGAGGAGCACCTGGCCTCGCTCCCGCACGGCCTCCCGCACCTCCGCCACGTGCAGGAGCTGCACGCGCAGCTCCTCAAGCAGGGGCTCCACCGGGACCCGCGCGCCGCGTCCAGGCTCATCGGCTCCTACGCGCTCCTCCGCCGGGTCCCCGCCTGCCGCCGCGTCTtctccgccgcggcggcggcggcggcggcgctcccgtGCGGCCCGTACGCCGCCAACGCCACCTTGCTCGCCAACACGCTCCTCCGGGCCTACGCGCTCAACGCCCTACCGCACGCCGCGCTCGCCGCGTTCGCGGCCATGCCGTCGCGGCAGCGGGACACCTTCACCTACTCCTTCCTCATCAAGGCGCTCGCCGCCGGGGGAGTCGcgcccgtccgcgccgcgcACTCGCACGTCGTCAAGCTCGGGTCCGTCGAGGACACCTTCGTCGGGAACGCGCTGATCGATGCCTACTCCAAGAACGGCGTGGCCTCTGACGCCCGGAAGGTGTTTGACGAGATGCCAGCGAGGGACGTCGTGTCCTGGAACACAGTCATGGCCGCGATGGTGCGGCAAGGGGAGGTAGCCGGCGCGAGGAGGATATTTGACGAGATCCCTGAGAAGGACACAGTGAGCTGGAACACCATTCTGGACGCGTACGCCAAGGCCGGGGAGGCAGAGGAGGCCTTCGAGCTGTTCCAGCACATGCCAGAGAGGAATGTGGTGTCGTGGTCCACGGTTGTATCAGCCTATTGCAAGAAGGGCGACATGGAGATGGCACGGGTGATCTTCGATAAGATGCCGACCAAGAACTTGGTGACGTGGACTATAATGGTGTCAGCGTGTGCACAGAAGGGGCTCGTTGAGGAGGCAGGTAGGTTGTTTACTCAGATGAAGGAGGCTTCCGTGGAGCTTGATGTAGCTGCCATTGTGAGTATcctggctgcttgtgcggagtCTGGCTCCCTTGCCCTTGGGAAGAGGATTCACCGGCACGTGCGGCAGAGGAAGCTGGGGAGATCAACCCTTGTATGCAATGCCCTGATGGACATGTTCTGCAAGTGTGGATGCGTCAACCGAGCTGACTACATATTTGACACTGAGATAGTAGAAAAGGATTCGGTGTCATGGAACACTATAATTGGAGGGTTTGCAATGCATGGGGATGGTGAAAAGGCGCTGGACCTCTTTGCTCAAATGAAGCAGCAAGGGTTTCGCCCTGATGCTGTGACCCTGATCAACGTTCTCAGTGCTTGCACACACATGGGGCTTGTGGAAGAAGGGCGGCGGTACTTTACCAACATGGAGACAGATTATGGCTTCAGGCCTCAGATAGAGCATTATGGTTGTATGGTTGACCTTCTTGGCCGTGGAGGGCTGATTGCTGAGGCGGTTGACATGATCAAAAGCATGCCATGGGAGCCCAATGAGGTCATATGGGGGTCCCTTCTCAGTGCATGCAGACTGCACAAGAACGTGGAGTATGCAGAACTGGCAGTGAACGAGCTGAGCAAGCTGCAACCCTCAAATGCAGGGAACTACGCTGTCCTGTCGAACATCTATGCAGAGGCTGGGCAGTGGAGCGACATGGCAAAGGCGAGGGTGCGGATGAAAGGAACAGGGTCTCAGAAAACAGCAGGCTCAAGCTGGATAGAACTCGATGAGGCATTCCACGAGTTCACAGTTGGGGACAGAAAGCACCCGGAGTCCAACCAGATATCCGAGATGGTCGATAGGCTGAGTTCGCATGTTAAGCATGCTGGTTGCGTTCCAGCAGTCCATGAACTGCTTGTGCAATGA
- the LOC112885808 gene encoding uncharacterized protein LOC112885808 — MGAKVEGKIYIPGCFDMADSSVNSNCNALPYFKENRPSVHLSDKFTIKSSNGSVQYDKEMLKRTMLVHEATFRKQVYELHRLYKIQKELMAQFQREEFNGCPRYADALQPRSSPSQVLLGDVKQVCQTVTPISGHDHKQSSIDLINESSSQYSVSGAPLRHNNVRSQNKMLDLQLPADVYADDDDDVEILEVRPSKSLPLVNGSILGGNVNLNIENSEGSWITDMQAHHSSAAHILNKPVEESSSMKMTDSFGVGTSASQNQHYVSQGVNLNILSLEGKLKEKCVGKISFSRFFGANEDARHCNSFGQRKDDSNASMAWYKQNCTGSSMGHYPPSASTFNHLIFAPPSFNHALNPPWQSNNASYLTKSHYGAAETSIAKHAPSSGISMDSTPHMPYHHSLKIHEEAQHRKLPSLHHNLKDIDLNDAPVDTAATWEQGSEKSVADISCLSKKPVSLMKSEVPSGYVNCNSQIFPSPTLYSESKPSTGVPAFPVSVGAEKDSRCSPTLQYDLNIGPSINCEPDMEMQPQRKEAAIDTRNLIDLNEPLPIMDDAEMDACESGELVPHEPDDPSRDSLAITAAENLVAISNVVIKPTSPQPDTLRWFADLATSKENTMFDKDSDDDFEALTLKLQETKSNEYHSTPRASQEDIRDNGHCSAASLLIPKPQRGKGRGRRQRKDFQKDILPCLASLPKHEVSEDLCALGRPKLVTPTKRGGRNGQQPRGRRRARSVAVSMEVEEAAEVSPPPVSPPLAPADLDTDALGITRWGRTTRRCRRPRCPPANNASLHVA, encoded by the exons ATGGGAGCAAAAGTTGAGGGCAAGATCTATATTCCAGGATGCTTTGACATGGCAGATTCTAGTGTAAACTCTAACTGCAATGCACTGCCATACTTCAAGGAGAATAGACCAAGTGTGCATCTTAGTGACAAGTTCACAATAAAATCTTCAAATGGATCTGTACAATATGACAAGGAAATGCTAAAGCGGACAATGCTTGTACATGAAGCTACATTTCGGAAACAG GTGTATGAACTTCACCGTCTTTACAAAATTCAGAAGGAATTAATGGCACAATTCCAAAGAGAAGAGTTCAATGGTTGTCCTAGATACGCAGATGCATTGCAGCCAAGGTCCTCTCCATCGCAGGTACTACTTGGGGATGTTAAACAAGTGTGCCAAACTGTGACTCCTATTTCTGGACATGATCATAAGCAATCATCCATAGATTTGATTAACGAGAGTAGTTCACAGTATAGTGTGAGTGGAGCTCCTTTGAGGCATAACAATGTTAGGTCTCAAAATAAAATGTTGGACCTTCAGCTTCCAGCAGATGTGTATgctgacgacgatgatgatgtggAGATCCTGGAAGTGAGGCCTTCAAAAAGTTTGCCATTGGTTAATGGTTCTATTCTGGGTGGAAATGTCAATCTCAACATTGAAAATAGTGAGGGTTCTTGGATCACTGATATGCAGGCACATCACAGCTCAGCTGCGCATATACTGAATAAACCAGTTGAAGAATCATCTAGTATGAAAATGACAGATTCTTTTGGTGTGGGAACATCTGCTTCTCAGAACCAGCATTATGTATCACAGGGAGTGAATCTGAACATTCTAAGCTTGGAAGGAAAATTAAAAGAAAAATGTGTTGGTAAAATATCTTTCTCTAGGTTCTTTGGTGCAAACGAGGATGCGAGGCATTGCAATTCATTTGGACAGAGGAAGGATG ATTCCAATGCTAGCATGGCATGGTACAAACAAAATTGTACTGGTTCCTCAATGGGGCATTACCCGCCTAGTGCTAGCACCTTCAATCACTTGATCTTTGCACCACCTAGCTTCAATCATGCACTGAATCCTCCATGGCAAAGCAACAATGCAAGCTACTTGACTAAGAGTCATTATGGTGCTGCTGAAACATCCATTGCTAAGCATGCTCCCTCCAGTGGTATCTCGATGGATTCTACTCCGCATATGCCATATCATCATTCACTGAAGATTCATGAAGAGGCACAACATCGAAAGCTCCCTTCACTCCACCATAACTTGAAGGATATAGATCTGAATGACGCCCCAGTAGATACCGCTGCCACTTGGGAACAGGGAAGTGAGAAATCAGTGGCTGATATCTCTTGTCTCAGCAAGAAACCGGTAAGCCTGATGAAGTCAGAAGTCCCATCAGGTTATGTGAATTGCAATTCCCAGATATTCCCCAGTCCCACATTATATTCAGAAAGTAAACCTTCCACAGGAGTCCCCGCCTTTCCCGTCAGTGTTGGCGCTGAAAAAGATTCTCGGTGCTCACCCACTCTTCAGTACGATCTAAACATCGGACCATCGATTAATTGTGAACCTGACATGGAAATGCAACCCCAGAGGAAGGAAGCTGCCATAGATACTAGGAACCTCATTGACCTGAATGAACCATTGCCGATCATGGATGATGCAGAGATGGATGCTTGTGAATCAGGTGAACTTGTTCCTCACGAACCTGATGATCCTTCAAGGGATTCTCTTGCTATAACCGCAGCAGAGAATCTGGTAGCAATTTCTAATGTTGTCATTAAGCCAACTTCTCCTCAACCTGACACTTTGCGTTGGTTCGCTGACCTAGCTACATCCAAAGAGAACACAATGTTTGACAAGGACAGCGATGATGACTTTGAGGCTTTGACACTGAAGCTGCAAGAAACCAAAAGCAACGAGTACCATTCAACACCAAGAGCCAGCCAGGAGGATATCCGCGACAATGGGCATTGCTCTGCAGCTTCACTGCTGATCCCAAAACCTCAGAGAGGCAAAGGGCGAGGACGCCGTCAGAGGAAAGACTTTCAGAAGGACATCCTGCCATGCCTCGCCTCATTGCCAAAGCATGAGGTGTCAGAGGATCTTTGTGCACTCGGGAGGCCAAAGCTAGTGACACCAACGAAGCGAGGAGGCCGGAATGGGCAGCAGCCGAGGGGAAGGCGCCGGGCAAGAAGTGTGGCTGTGTCCATGGAGGTGGAGGAAGCTGCTGAGGTCAGCCCACCGCCGGTGTCACCACCACTTGCCCCTGCTGACTTGGACACCGATGCACTGGGCATAACCAGGTGGGGGAGGACCACCAGACGCTGTCGAAGGCCAAGATGTCCACCAGCTAACAATGCGTCGTTGCATGTAGCTTGA
- the LOC112887912 gene encoding probable serine/threonine-protein kinase At1g54610, with amino-acid sequence MGCAASRPGAVCSPAYDVSSASYNVSRSASASAELGSASAVSLWSRPVRLEAFDDADEDDERRRRSGREAANAAAVATTRLGNIRRCVEGEQAAAGWPSWLSAVAAEAVQGWVPLRAESFEKLEKVGQGTYSSVFRARELATGRLVALKKVRFDSVEPESVRFMAREILILRRLRGHPNVVGLEGIITSRTSSAIYLVFEYLEHDLAGLTSSPDVSFSEPQIKCYMRQLLEGLAHCHARGVMHRDIKCANLLVSNGGELKVADFGLANLFAPSAAAPLTTRVVTLWYRPPELLLGATAYEPSVDLWSAGCVFAEMHARRPVLQGRTEVEQIHKIFKLCGSPPDDFWRRSGLAHAAVFRPQHPYPSRLREAFADCMPDHAFRLLATLLSLDPADRGTAAAALDAKYFTTAPYACEPASLPKYAPNKEMDAKFREDSRRRSNARSHGGEAAKRPSRGHKSMQLQDTNQSHVHAEESLPVVAGDGEATARNDGESRLFVDLEPVPAISKRHGDADGGGDAAPCAGTVSTSFKEAPRVADRLPLSGPVQLAASTGFAWAKKPRPDATAAAAVTKRSGSKGPGANNNVGGDAARTTAAATATAAPYDAEKQEIIKQWAQVADAFSTSEAYNSRFRQTLDAKQLKNGKKYKGKVDRVDFSGPLLSQPRRIDELLQNHEQHIRRAGRRSWFKRGSKKEHH; translated from the exons ATGGGGTGCGCGGCGTCGAGGCCCGGGGCGGTGTGCTCGCCGGCGTACGACGTGTCGTCGGCGTCCTACAACGTGTCCCGCagcgcgtcggcgtcggcggagCTGGGGTCGGCGTCGGCGGTGTCGTTATGGAGCCGGCCGGTGCGGCTGGAGGCGTTCGACGACGCCGATGAGGACGAcgagcggcggaggcggtcCGGGAGGGAGGCTGCTaacgcggcggcggtggcaacGACGAGGCTGGGGAACATCCGGCGGTGCGTGGAGGGCgagcaggcggcggccgggTGGCCGTCGTGGCTGAGCGCGGTGGCCGCCGAGGCCGTACAGGGGTGGGTGCCGCTCCGCGCCGAGAGCTTCGAGAAGCTGGAGAAGGTCGGGCAGGGCACGTACAGCAGCGTGTTCCGGGCGCGGGAGCTCGCCACCGGCCGCCTGGTGGCGCTCAAGAAGGTGCGGTTCGACAGCGTGGAGCCCGAGAGCGTGCGGTTCATGGCGCGGGAGATCCTcatcctccgccgcctccgggGCCACCCCAACGTCGTCGGCCTCGAGGGCATCATCACCTCAcgcacctcctccgccatctACCTCGTCTTCGAGTACCTCGAGCACGACCTCGCCGGCCTCACCTCCTCCCCCGACGTCTCCTTCTCCGAGCCCCAG ATCAAGTGCTACATGCGGCAGCTGCTGGAGGGGCTGGCGCACTGCCACGCGCGGGGGGTGATGCACCGGGACATCAAGTGCGCCAACCTGCTGGTGAGCAACGGCGGCGAGCTCAAGGTGGCGGACTTCGGCCTGGCCAACCTCTTCgcgccgtcggcggcggcgccgctgaCCACTCGCGTGGTCACGCTCTGGTACCGCCCGCCGGAGCTGCTCCTGGGCGCCACGGCGTACGAACCCTCCGTCGACCTCTGGAGCGCCGGCTGCGTCTTCGCCGAGATGCACGCGCGCCGCCCCGTCCTGCAGGGCCGCACCGAGGTCGAGCAGATCCACAAGATCTTCAAGCTCTGCGGCTCGCCGCCCGACGACTTCTGGCGCCGCTCCGGGCTCGCCCACGCAGCCGTGTTCCGGCCGCAGCACCCGTACCCGAGCCGCCTCAGGGAAGCCTTCGCGGACTGCATGCCCGACCACGCGTTCCGCCTCCTCGCCACGCTCCTCTCCCTCGACCCCGCCGACcgcggcaccgccgccgccgccctcgacgCCAAGTACTTCACGACGGCGCCGTACGCGTGCGAGCCGGCGAGCCTGCCCAAGTACGCGCCCAACAAGGAGATGGACGCCAAGTTCCGGGAAGATTCTAGGAGGAGGAGCAACGCCCGGAgccacggcggcgaggcggcgaaGCGGCCGTCGAGGGGGCACAAGAGCATGCAGCTGCAGGACACGAACCAGAGCCACGTGCACGCCGAG GAATCGCTGCCTGTTgtggccggcgacggcgaggcgacGGCGAGGAACGACGGCGAGTCGCGGCTGTTCGTCGACCTGGAGCCCGTGCCGGCGATCAGCAAGCGGCACGGCGacgccgacggcggcggcgacgcggcgcCGTGCGCCGGGACCGTGTCCACCAGCTTCAAGGAGGCGCCCCGGGTCGCGGACCGCCTCCCGCTCTCCGGCCCCGTGCAGCTCGCCGCGTCCACCGGCTTCGCCTGGGCCAAGAAGCCCCGGCCCgacgccacggcggcggccgcggtgaCCAAGAGGAGCGGCTCCAAGGGGCCAGGCGCCAACAACAATGTCGGAGGAGACGCTGCGagaacgacggcggcggccaccgCCACCGCAGCACCATACGACGCGGAGAAGCAGGAGATAATCAAGCAGTGGGCACAGGTTGCTGACGCCTTCAGCACCTCCGAAGCTTACAACAGCAGGTTCAGGCAGACGCTGGACGCCAAGCAGCTCAAGAACGGGAAG AAGTACAAGGGGAAGGTGGACAGGGTGGACTTCTCAGGGCCGCTGCTGTCGCAGCCACGGCGCATCGACGAGCTCCTGCAGAACCACGAGCAGCACATCCGGCGAGCTGGCCGCCGGTCGTGGTTCAAGAGAG GCAGCAAGAAGGAGCATCACTGA